A single Defluviitalea saccharophila DNA region contains:
- a CDS encoding DEAD/DEAH box helicase: MGEGKKTVGEWLYEDIEDNAYLIKLYKKLIVQYTNKLQGNKYFLSNLQIKHLLRFADLLSKSANTEKSPFHNNIAQNIVCILEKLYPEHEVNKVFMGSVLSNVNNYVGLMGKCTEYENIDVMERLVESVVKEAYRLPDECGNDRFFDASQSIAFDRIKNQTYYSFSAPTSMGKTFLVKMLIKTFIINKYKYNYVIIVPSKALINEVKSEFINEMGKILYEENYKVITTPTAIKNDNKFNYIMIYTQERLSYQIKINQSMNIDYVFIDEAQKISEIGMRSAYFYKVINYLVKVNSSTRIYFLCPYIPNPDIYLNLIPNIEKKEKEYDIFEFSPVNQHKSIVDILDRRLSVYCDLTREFIDIPIYFNDSEVVDFIYRIGEGSSNIVFCDSKKDVEEYAISYWRKCKEDNNPELKELIEDIKKDIHPKSYLVHFLRKGICCHVGYLPATVKAKIERLFRAKVIKTIFCTSTLLEGVNLPADNLFIIIKDRSYILKEPVNFKNLMGRVGRKTYNLIGNVYIMPASGSTPKTFEKCREIIEKPVESQKLSIDKILDNKLKRKILNSLLNGTCVLDKGNMSYDTFGMARFVINILLKCILEDDSNNYIFKLFNEMLNEKMTNKIKKNFEAKDINDNTNVTIDQLKMLDNAISEGKIKYPNEINYENIKSFLESLYDIFRWDKYENKKEIGKRERLSYYAVLLNQWMLGHSVRRIIDMSIEHHKKIGHFFDDKERRMVEYTGKPAQDNRIVIDCLIAIEDVLLFSISNYFTIFSERYKLIKKVDLIDNDWSEYVDFGTCNKLVIELQKIGFSREVAKIIEKKSYASLAKNNVLHFEKDILNDDSEELVNELLDVKLNYKELFSEEVR; encoded by the coding sequence ATGGGAGAGGGAAAAAAGACTGTTGGAGAATGGCTTTATGAAGATATTGAAGATAATGCATATTTAATAAAATTGTATAAAAAACTTATAGTCCAATACACAAATAAACTACAAGGGAATAAATATTTTCTGTCTAATCTACAAATTAAACATTTATTAAGATTTGCAGATTTACTTTCAAAATCAGCAAATACTGAAAAGAGTCCATTCCACAATAATATAGCACAAAACATTGTTTGTATTTTAGAAAAGTTATATCCAGAACATGAAGTAAATAAAGTTTTTATGGGTTCCGTATTATCCAATGTCAATAATTATGTTGGATTAATGGGGAAATGTACAGAGTATGAAAACATTGACGTAATGGAGAGACTAGTCGAGTCAGTTGTTAAAGAGGCGTACAGACTTCCAGACGAATGTGGGAATGATAGATTTTTTGATGCATCTCAATCTATTGCGTTTGATAGAATAAAAAACCAAACATATTATAGCTTTTCTGCTCCAACATCTATGGGTAAAACTTTTCTTGTAAAAATGTTAATAAAAACATTTATTATAAATAAATATAAATATAATTATGTAATTATAGTACCAAGTAAAGCTTTAATAAATGAAGTAAAAAGTGAATTTATTAATGAGATGGGAAAAATTCTCTATGAAGAAAATTATAAAGTTATAACAACGCCTACAGCTATAAAAAATGACAATAAGTTTAATTATATAATGATTTATACGCAGGAACGACTTTCTTATCAGATAAAAATAAATCAAAGCATGAATATTGATTATGTATTTATTGATGAAGCGCAAAAAATTTCTGAAATTGGTATGAGAAGTGCATATTTCTATAAAGTAATAAATTACTTAGTCAAAGTAAACAGTTCTACAAGAATATATTTTTTATGTCCATATATACCGAATCCTGATATATATTTAAATTTAATTCCTAATATCGAAAAAAAAGAAAAGGAATATGACATTTTTGAATTTTCTCCAGTGAATCAACATAAAAGTATTGTTGATATACTTGATCGAAGATTAAGTGTTTATTGTGATTTGACTAGAGAATTTATTGATATACCTATTTATTTTAATGATAGTGAAGTAGTTGATTTTATTTATAGAATAGGTGAAGGATCTAGCAATATTGTATTTTGTGATAGTAAGAAAGATGTTGAAGAGTATGCAATATCATATTGGCGTAAATGTAAGGAAGATAATAATCCGGAATTAAAAGAGCTGATTGAAGATATAAAAAAAGATATTCACCCTAAGTCGTATCTCGTTCACTTTTTACGTAAAGGAATTTGCTGTCATGTTGGCTATCTTCCAGCAACAGTTAAGGCAAAGATTGAACGTTTATTTCGAGCAAAAGTAATAAAAACCATATTTTGTACAAGCACCTTATTAGAAGGAGTAAACTTACCTGCGGATAATTTGTTTATTATCATAAAAGATAGATCTTATATTTTGAAAGAACCTGTTAATTTCAAAAATTTGATGGGTAGAGTGGGAAGAAAAACGTATAATCTAATTGGAAATGTATATATTATGCCTGCAAGTGGTAGTACTCCAAAGACTTTTGAAAAATGTAGAGAAATAATAGAAAAGCCAGTTGAAAGTCAAAAGTTATCAATAGACAAAATATTAGACAATAAACTAAAAAGGAAGATTTTGAATAGTTTATTAAATGGGACATGTGTGTTAGATAAAGGAAATATGTCGTATGATACATTTGGGATGGCTAGATTTGTTATTAATATTTTATTAAAGTGTATTTTAGAGGATGATTCAAATAATTATATTTTTAAATTATTTAATGAAATGCTTAATGAAAAAATGACTAACAAAATAAAGAAAAATTTTGAAGCAAAAGATATCAATGATAATACAAACGTTACAATAGATCAATTGAAAATGTTAGATAATGCAATTTCAGAAGGTAAAATTAAATATCCAAATGAAATAAACTATGAAAATATAAAAAGCTTTTTGGAAAGTTTATATGATATATTTCGATGGGACAAATATGAAAATAAAAAAGAGATTGGCAAAAGAGAGAGATTATCATATTATGCGGTATTATTAAATCAATGGATGTTAGGGCATAGTGTGAGAAGGATAATTGATATGAGTATAGAACATCATAAAAAGATTGGGCACTTTTTTGATGACAAAGAGAGGAGAATGGTAGAGTATACTGGTAAACCTGCTCAAGATAATAGGATTGTAATCGATTGCCTTATAGCAATTGAAGATGTTCTGTTGTTTAGTATATCAAACTATTTTACCATTTTTTCTGAACGATATAAATTAATAAAGAAAGTTGATTTAATAGATAATGATTGGTCTGAATATGTAGATTTTGGTACATGTAATAAGTTAGTTATTGAACTTCAAAAAATCGGATTTTCAAGAGAAGTAGCTAAAATAATTGAAAAAAAATCATATGCTTCATTAGCTAAAAATAATGTTTTGCATTTCGAAAAGGATATATTGAATGATGATAGTGAAGAATTAGTAAATGAGTTGCTTGACGTAAAATTAAATTATAAAGAGTTGTTCAGTGAGGAAGTTAGATAA
- a CDS encoding DUF1837 domain-containing protein has protein sequence MFIQIEHDFSLDLVNENKLNIYHLRVENRKFIYRDLIGFCEGNIIQYVFNRNVVRQANTIAEIQKLFNQARKKFREVKENNDKGAGGELGELLLYLFLESHLKAPKLLSKMEIKTTRNQYVYGADGVHLYFTKDDEGKPIYQFIIGESKIKNDILDASRIAFDSIKKTIDEIDIETCLVSGEILKEVCSKEEAEAIIQMILPSEDVSDKIAIHEKAVGIFIGYTGSYDEDIANSVWNKTLNEKIKKDIERAVSTIKNKIEDLKLKGYSFYCYFLPLNNAEEDRKDILNNIL, from the coding sequence GTGTTTATTCAAATAGAACATGATTTCTCCCTAGATCTTGTAAATGAAAATAAATTGAATATTTATCATCTAAGAGTTGAGAATAGAAAATTCATTTATAGAGATCTAATAGGATTTTGTGAAGGTAATATAATTCAATATGTGTTTAACAGAAATGTTGTAAGGCAAGCAAATACGATAGCAGAGATACAAAAGTTATTTAATCAAGCTAGAAAGAAATTTAGGGAAGTAAAAGAAAATAATGATAAAGGTGCTGGAGGTGAGTTAGGTGAACTGTTATTATATTTATTTTTAGAAAGTCATTTAAAAGCGCCAAAACTTTTAAGTAAAATGGAGATAAAGACCACAAGAAATCAATATGTATATGGGGCAGACGGAGTGCATTTATATTTTACAAAAGATGATGAGGGAAAGCCTATTTATCAATTTATTATTGGAGAATCGAAGATAAAAAACGATATATTAGATGCTTCGAGGATTGCTTTTGACTCCATTAAAAAGACGATAGATGAAATAGATATAGAAACCTGTTTGGTTTCTGGAGAAATCTTAAAAGAGGTATGTAGTAAGGAAGAAGCTGAGGCAATAATACAAATGATTTTGCCAAGCGAAGATGTGTCAGATAAAATAGCTATTCATGAAAAAGCAGTAGGCATATTTATTGGATATACGGGGAGTTATGACGAGGATATAGCAAATTCAGTTTGGAATAAAACTCTTAATGAGAAAATCAAAAAAGATATTGAAAGAGCAGTAAGTACGATAAAAAATAAAATAGAAGATTTAAAATTGAAAGGGTATTCTTTTTACTGTTACTTTTTACCTTTAAATAATGCAGAAGAAGATAGAAAAGATATTTTAAATAATATACTGTAG
- the guaA gene encoding glutamine-hydrolyzing GMP synthase produces the protein MNHELIIVLDFGGQYNQLIARRVREANVYCEVLSYDTPIDEIKAKKPKGIIFTGGPSVVYEENAPMVEKEIFELGIPVLGICYGSQLMGHVLGGKVAKADQREYGKTDMNVRVDNPLFKDVEENTVCWMSHTYYISEPPEGFEVIATTGTCPVAAMADTKRNLYGVQFHPEVMHTPKGTQMLKNFLYDVCGCKGDWIMKDFAEESIKKLKEKIGDKKVLCALSGGVDSSVAAVLIHKAVGKQLTCIFVDHGLLRKNEGDEVEKVFREQFDMNLIRVNAQDRFLDKLAGVTDPESKRKIIGEEFIRVFEAEAKKIGTVDFLVQGTIYPDVIESGTKNAAVIKSHHNVGGLPDYVDFKEIIEPLRDLFKDEVRNLGRALGIPEFLVARQPFPGPGLAIRIIGDITKEKIVILQEADYIYREEIANAGLDKEIGQYFAVLTNLRSVGVMGDERTYSYTVALRGVSTTDFMTADWARIPHDVLAKISNRIVNEVNHVNRIVYDITSKPPATIEWE, from the coding sequence ATGAATCACGAGCTGATTATTGTATTGGACTTTGGAGGTCAATACAATCAACTGATTGCAAGAAGGGTTAGAGAAGCAAATGTGTATTGTGAAGTGCTTTCTTATGATACGCCCATAGATGAAATCAAAGCAAAAAAACCTAAAGGAATCATTTTTACTGGCGGACCAAGTGTGGTTTATGAAGAAAATGCTCCTATGGTAGAAAAAGAAATCTTTGAGCTAGGCATACCGGTTTTAGGTATTTGCTATGGTTCTCAGCTGATGGGTCATGTTTTAGGAGGAAAAGTAGCAAAGGCGGACCAAAGAGAATACGGAAAAACAGATATGAATGTTCGTGTAGACAATCCCTTGTTTAAGGATGTTGAAGAGAATACAGTCTGCTGGATGAGTCATACATATTATATCAGTGAACCACCGGAAGGTTTTGAGGTTATTGCTACTACCGGAACCTGTCCTGTGGCAGCTATGGCGGATACAAAAAGAAATTTGTACGGTGTTCAATTCCATCCGGAAGTTATGCATACCCCTAAAGGAACTCAGATGCTTAAGAATTTCTTATATGATGTATGCGGTTGCAAGGGCGACTGGATTATGAAAGATTTTGCTGAGGAATCCATAAAGAAATTAAAAGAAAAAATTGGAGATAAAAAAGTACTTTGTGCTTTATCCGGTGGTGTTGATTCTTCTGTTGCAGCAGTACTTATTCATAAAGCGGTAGGAAAGCAATTAACCTGTATCTTTGTAGACCACGGCCTCCTGAGAAAGAATGAAGGAGACGAAGTTGAAAAAGTATTTAGAGAACAGTTTGACATGAACCTTATTCGTGTCAATGCCCAGGACAGATTTTTAGATAAACTAGCAGGGGTTACAGATCCTGAGAGTAAAAGAAAAATCATCGGCGAAGAATTTATTCGTGTATTCGAAGCCGAAGCAAAGAAAATCGGCACGGTAGACTTCCTGGTGCAGGGAACGATTTATCCTGACGTCATTGAGAGCGGCACAAAAAATGCAGCGGTTATCAAAAGTCATCATAATGTTGGCGGTCTTCCTGACTATGTAGATTTTAAAGAAATCATCGAACCTTTAAGAGACCTTTTTAAAGATGAAGTGCGAAACTTAGGAAGAGCCCTTGGTATCCCTGAATTCTTAGTAGCAAGACAACCTTTCCCAGGCCCCGGTTTAGCCATAAGAATTATTGGAGACATTACCAAAGAAAAAATTGTAATCCTTCAAGAAGCCGATTATATTTACCGTGAAGAAATTGCCAATGCAGGACTGGATAAAGAAATTGGACAATATTTTGCAGTTTTAACCAATTTACGCTCCGTTGGCGTAATGGGAGACGAAAGAACTTACAGCTATACTGTAGCCCTCCGTGGGGTATCTACAACAGACTTTATGACAGCCGATTGGGCAAGAATTCCCCATGACGTATTAGCGAAGATATCCAATAGAATTGTAAACGAAGTCAATCACGTTAACAGAATCGTCTATGATATTACAAGTAAGCCACCAGCAACGATAGAGTGGGAATAA
- the guaB gene encoding IMP dehydrogenase has translation MHKIIKQGITFDDVLLVPAYSQVLPKDVDLSTQLTKTIKLNIPVMSAGMDTVTESRMAIAMARQGGIGIIHKNMSIEEQADEVDKVKRSEHGVITDPFYLSPEHYVYEANELMAKYRISGVPITEGTKLVGILTNRDLRFETNHNRKIKEVMTKENLITAPEGTTLEEAKEILSKYRIEKLPIVDREGNLKGLITIKDIEKAILYPNSAKDKNGRLLVGAAVGVTGDVLDRVEKLVQAKVDVIVIDTAHGHSQGVLDTIKKVKNAYPELQIIAGNVATGEATKALIEAGADAVKVGIGPGSICTTRVVAGVGVPQITAIYDCAEAAKPYGIPVIADGGIKYSGDIVKAIAAGASVTMMGSIFAGCEESPGETELYQGRKYKVYRGMGSLAAMEKGSKDRYFQQDAKKLVPEGVEGRVAYKGSVEDSVYQLMGGLRAGMGYCGTKTIAELRENGRFVQITGAGLKESHPHDIHITKEAPNYSVEY, from the coding sequence ATGCATAAAATTATTAAACAGGGAATAACATTTGATGACGTTTTATTGGTACCTGCCTACTCTCAGGTTCTTCCTAAAGACGTGGACTTATCTACACAGCTTACAAAGACGATTAAACTGAATATTCCTGTAATGAGCGCAGGAATGGATACAGTTACAGAGTCCAGAATGGCTATTGCAATGGCACGTCAGGGAGGCATTGGGATTATACATAAAAATATGTCCATTGAAGAACAAGCAGATGAAGTAGATAAGGTAAAACGCTCCGAGCATGGCGTTATTACGGACCCGTTTTATTTATCCCCCGAACATTATGTGTATGAAGCCAATGAATTAATGGCAAAATATCGTATTTCAGGAGTTCCTATTACTGAAGGAACTAAATTAGTTGGTATTCTTACCAACAGGGATTTGCGTTTTGAAACCAACCATAATCGAAAAATAAAAGAAGTAATGACTAAGGAAAATTTAATTACTGCACCAGAAGGAACCACTTTAGAAGAAGCAAAAGAAATTTTATCAAAATATAGAATTGAAAAGCTCCCTATTGTAGACAGAGAAGGGAACCTAAAAGGTCTTATCACTATTAAAGATATCGAAAAAGCTATTTTATATCCTAACTCAGCAAAAGATAAAAACGGCAGATTATTAGTTGGAGCTGCGGTTGGAGTAACAGGAGATGTTCTTGATCGAGTAGAAAAATTAGTTCAGGCAAAAGTTGACGTTATCGTTATAGATACAGCCCATGGCCACTCCCAAGGGGTGCTGGATACTATTAAGAAAGTAAAGAATGCTTATCCAGAATTACAAATTATCGCAGGAAACGTAGCAACGGGAGAAGCAACAAAGGCCCTTATTGAAGCAGGAGCAGATGCGGTTAAAGTTGGAATCGGACCTGGTTCCATTTGTACAACCAGAGTTGTGGCAGGGGTTGGAGTTCCTCAGATTACGGCAATTTACGATTGTGCTGAGGCAGCAAAACCTTACGGTATTCCGGTTATTGCAGACGGAGGTATTAAGTATTCAGGAGATATCGTTAAGGCTATTGCAGCAGGTGCCAGTGTAACCATGATGGGAAGTATATTTGCTGGCTGCGAAGAAAGTCCTGGAGAAACCGAGTTATATCAAGGAAGAAAGTACAAGGTATACAGAGGAATGGGCTCCCTTGCAGCTATGGAAAAAGGAAGCAAGGACAGATACTTCCAGCAAGACGCTAAAAAGTTAGTACCTGAAGGGGTTGAAGGTCGTGTTGCCTATAAAGGTTCTGTTGAAGACAGTGTTTACCAATTGATGGGAGGTCTTCGTGCAGGAATGGGCTACTGCGGAACAAAAACCATTGCCGAATTAAGGGAAAACGGTCGATTTGTTCAAATCACTGGAGCAGGCTTAAAAGAAAGCCATCCTCATGATATCCATATTACAAAAGAAGCACCTAACTACAGTGTAGAATACTAG
- a CDS encoding DUF6106 family protein: MGDIFKEQLVAKKRTSKDGMITALIILAAIVVALAAFAFIPQVFVFAVAIAAYGAYWLIQRQNIEYEYSFTNGELDIDQIINKSNRKRVVSVSVKEFDVMAHVEDKDHAHELTGFEKTLDFSSGEIKSNTYAAIFVHNNQKVKMIFEPNEEILKGIFHLIPRKLYIKK; encoded by the coding sequence ATGGGAGATATATTTAAAGAGCAGCTGGTAGCTAAAAAACGCACTTCGAAAGATGGCATGATTACTGCACTCATTATTCTTGCCGCAATTGTTGTAGCTTTGGCAGCATTCGCTTTTATTCCTCAAGTATTTGTTTTTGCAGTGGCCATCGCAGCCTATGGAGCCTATTGGTTGATCCAGAGACAAAATATTGAGTATGAATATAGTTTTACAAATGGTGAGTTAGATATTGATCAAATTATCAATAAAAGCAACCGTAAGAGAGTAGTGTCTGTTTCAGTTAAAGAGTTTGATGTGATGGCACATGTGGAAGATAAGGACCATGCCCATGAACTGACCGGATTTGAAAAAACATTGGATTTTAGCAGCGGAGAGATTAAATCCAATACTTATGCAGCAATATTTGTACATAATAACCAAAAGGTTAAAATGATTTTTGAACCGAACGAAGAAATATTAAAAGGAATTTTTCATCTGATTCCAAGAAAATTATATATTAAGAAATAG
- the groL gene encoding chaperonin GroEL (60 kDa chaperone family; promotes refolding of misfolded polypeptides especially under stressful conditions; forms two stacked rings of heptamers to form a barrel-shaped 14mer; ends can be capped by GroES; misfolded proteins enter the barrel where they are refolded when GroES binds), with translation MAKQIKFGAEARAALEAGVDKLANTVKVTLGPKGRNVVLDKKFGTPLITNDGVTIAKEIELEDPFENMGAQLVKEVATKTNDVAGDGTTTATVLAQAMIKEGLKNIAAGANPIILRRGMHKATDKAVEVIKSSSQAINGKQHIARVAAISAGDDEIGNLIADAMEKVSNDGVITVEESKTMNTELEVVEGMQFDRGYLSAYMATDMDKMEAVLEDPYILITDKKISNIQEILPLLEQIVQQGAKLLIIAEDVEGEALTTLILNKLRGTFNCVAVKAPGFGDRRKDMLRDIAILTGGTVISEEVGLDLKEATIDMLGKADTVKVQKENTIIIGGAGNKEEIDARVKQIKNQIEETTSEFDREKLQERLAKLAGGVAVIKVGAATETEMKENKLRIEDALAATRAAVEEGIVAGGGSSYIHAIKEVATLLDTTSGDEKTGVKIVLKALEAPLRQIVENAGLEGSVIVNKVIDSAKNMGFNALTEEYVNMIDAGILDPTKVTRSALQNATSVASTLLTTESVVADIPEKEPAMPGGAPGMGMM, from the coding sequence ATGGCAAAACAAATTAAATTTGGTGCCGAAGCCAGAGCCGCTTTAGAAGCCGGTGTAGATAAATTAGCGAATACTGTAAAAGTAACTTTAGGACCAAAAGGACGTAATGTCGTTTTAGATAAAAAATTTGGTACTCCTTTAATCACCAATGACGGAGTAACTATTGCTAAAGAAATCGAATTAGAAGACCCATTTGAAAATATGGGAGCTCAACTTGTAAAAGAAGTTGCAACTAAAACCAATGATGTTGCAGGAGACGGAACAACTACTGCTACAGTATTAGCTCAAGCAATGATTAAAGAAGGGCTTAAAAATATTGCAGCGGGTGCAAATCCTATCATTTTAAGAAGAGGTATGCATAAAGCAACCGATAAAGCTGTAGAAGTAATCAAAAGCTCCAGCCAGGCAATCAACGGTAAACAACATATTGCAAGAGTTGCAGCGATCTCTGCTGGTGATGATGAAATCGGTAACCTCATTGCAGATGCTATGGAAAAGGTATCTAACGACGGAGTAATCACCGTTGAAGAATCCAAAACCATGAATACAGAATTAGAAGTTGTAGAAGGAATGCAATTTGACAGAGGATATCTGTCTGCTTACATGGCAACCGATATGGATAAAATGGAAGCTGTTCTTGAAGATCCATACATCTTAATTACAGATAAAAAGATTTCTAACATTCAAGAAATCCTTCCACTTCTTGAACAAATTGTTCAACAAGGTGCAAAACTCCTTATCATTGCTGAAGATGTAGAAGGAGAAGCATTAACTACATTGATCTTAAATAAATTAAGAGGAACCTTTAACTGTGTAGCGGTTAAGGCACCAGGCTTTGGTGACAGAAGAAAAGATATGCTTAGAGACATCGCTATTTTAACAGGCGGTACAGTAATCTCTGAAGAAGTAGGCTTAGATTTAAAAGAAGCTACTATCGATATGCTTGGAAAAGCTGATACAGTTAAAGTTCAAAAAGAAAACACCATTATTATCGGTGGAGCAGGAAATAAAGAAGAAATTGATGCAAGAGTAAAACAAATTAAGAATCAAATCGAAGAAACAACTTCTGAATTTGACAGAGAAAAATTACAAGAAAGATTGGCTAAATTAGCAGGTGGCGTTGCAGTAATTAAAGTTGGAGCTGCAACTGAAACTGAAATGAAAGAAAACAAACTTCGTATCGAAGATGCTTTGGCAGCTACCAGAGCAGCTGTAGAAGAAGGAATCGTTGCTGGTGGTGGTTCTTCTTACATCCATGCAATTAAAGAAGTAGCAACCTTATTAGACACTACTTCTGGAGATGAAAAAACAGGTGTAAAAATTGTGCTTAAGGCTCTTGAAGCACCTCTTCGTCAGATTGTAGAAAATGCAGGATTAGAAGGTTCTGTAATTGTAAACAAAGTAATTGATTCCGCAAAGAATATGGGATTCAATGCTTTAACAGAAGAATATGTAAATATGATTGACGCTGGAATTCTTGACCCAACTAAAGTAACAAGAAGTGCACTTCAAAATGCAACTTCCGTTGCTTCTACCTTATTAACAACTGAATCTGTTGTTGCAGACATTCCTGAAAAAGAACCTGCTATGCCAGGCGGAGCTCCAGGAATGGGAATGATGTAA
- the groES gene encoding co-chaperone GroES: MKLRPLGDRVVIKQLEAEEKTKSGIVLPNQAKEKPQEAEVVAVGPGGVVDGKEIKMEVKVGDRVIYSKYAGTEVKVDNEEYIVLRQSDILAIVEQ, translated from the coding sequence ATGAAACTCAGACCATTAGGTGACAGAGTGGTTATTAAACAATTAGAAGCTGAAGAAAAAACAAAATCAGGAATTGTTCTTCCCAATCAGGCAAAAGAAAAACCTCAAGAAGCTGAAGTTGTAGCTGTTGGACCCGGTGGAGTAGTTGACGGAAAAGAAATTAAAATGGAAGTAAAAGTTGGAGATAGAGTAATTTACTCAAAATATGCTGGAACAGAAGTAAAGGTTGATAATGAAGAATATATCGTTTTAAGACAAAGTGATATCTTAGCGATTGTAGAGCAATAA
- a CDS encoding DUF554 domain-containing protein → MLGTIVNALAILCGALLGMLLRNGLKEDYKQIVFHGVSLAVLFIGASGAIGNMIQPSSHPILFIISLIIGGLLGQWWNIELRLENLGNLIQSKLQKGSKGGNLSQGFVSASLLFCVGTMAIMGSLESGLQGVHKTLFAKSVLDGVTSVILSSTLGIGVALAGVSVFIYQGLITLLAQWIEPYMTADMIREISTVGGILIFAIGINMMEIKKIKVGNLLPAIFIPVLYYLPFVQTFLLKIKSIFNIIF, encoded by the coding sequence GTGCTGGGTACGATTGTAAATGCTTTGGCGATTCTTTGCGGAGCATTATTAGGGATGCTTTTAAGAAACGGATTGAAAGAAGACTATAAACAGATTGTATTCCATGGGGTTTCATTAGCCGTATTATTTATTGGAGCCAGTGGGGCTATTGGAAACATGATTCAGCCCTCAAGCCATCCAATTTTATTTATAATAAGTCTTATTATAGGCGGGTTACTTGGACAATGGTGGAATATAGAGCTTAGACTAGAGAATTTAGGCAATCTGATTCAAAGTAAATTGCAGAAAGGAAGTAAAGGTGGTAATTTATCACAGGGATTTGTTTCTGCCAGTTTGCTTTTTTGCGTAGGAACGATGGCCATTATGGGGTCTTTAGAAAGCGGTCTCCAGGGAGTACATAAAACCTTATTTGCAAAGTCCGTACTGGACGGTGTTACTTCTGTTATATTGTCTTCGACTTTAGGCATAGGGGTTGCCCTTGCGGGAGTCTCGGTATTTATATATCAGGGGTTGATCACTTTGCTTGCTCAGTGGATTGAGCCATATATGACCGCTGATATGATTCGAGAGATTTCCACAGTAGGCGGCATTTTAATTTTTGCTATAGGGATCAATATGATGGAGATTAAGAAAATTAAAGTCGGTAATTTGCTTCCGGCAATTTTTATTCCGGTACTATATTACCTTCCTTTCGTTCAAACCTTTTTGTTAAAAATAAAAAGTATATTCAATATAATCTTCTGA